The genomic segment GCAGCGATGCTGGACGTCCAGCAGCTCACCCGTCGCTATGGTGACAAGATCGCCGTCGACGACGTGTCATTCACCGTCGGCGACGGCCAGATGATCGGCTTCGTCGGCGGCAATGGCGCCGGCAAGACCACCACGATGCGCATGATGATGGGCCTGCTCTCCGCAGACCAGGGCCAGGTGCTGTGGCAGGGCCGCTCCGCCACCGCCGAAGACCGCGCCCACTTCGGCTACATGCCCGAGGAACGCGGTCTCTACCCCAAGCAGCCGATCCTGGACCAGCTGGTCTACCTCGCCCGGCTCAAGGGCATGAGCGCCCCCGCGGCCCGCGCCGAGGCCCTCGAACTGCTGGAGCGCTTCGGACTGGCCGAACGCGTCAAGGACAAGCTGGAGAAGCTCAGCCTCGGCAACCAGCAGCGCGTGCAGATCGCCGCCGCCGTGATGGCCAGCCCCACCTGTCTGGTGCTCGACGAACCCTTCAGCGGCCTGGACCCCGCCGCCATCGACCAGATGGCCGACCTGCTGCGGGAACGCGCCTCCCACGGCATCCCGGTGCTCTTCTCCAGCCATCAGCTGGACCTGATCGACCGGCTCTGCGACGGGCTGGTGATCCTCGCCAAGGGTCGCGTCGTCGCCAAGGGCAGCAAGGACGAGCTGGAGTCCCGCGGACGGGTGCGGCACCGCCTGGTGGCCAGCACCGACCTCGGGTGGGTACGCGACATTGCGGGCGTGGTCACCGAGGACGTCGACGGGAGGACTGCCCTGTTGGAGTTCGTCACCCCCGAGGCCCAGCGCACCGTGCTGACCGAAGCCCTGCGTCGCGGCGAGGTCCTGGAACTCGCCCGCGTCCGCCCCACCCTGTCCGAGATCTACCGGGAGGTTGCAGCATGAGCACCGTGGCACAGAATTCCCCTCGACAGGCTCGGGGAACGGAAGGAACTGGCCGGCGAACAGGAGGCCCTGGCCGGGGCCAGGCGCCCTGGGTCACCGTGATGACCCGGGAGATCCTGGTCAAGGTCACCGACAAGTCCTTCATCATCGGCACCCTCACCACCCTGCTGCTGGTGCTGGCCTCCATCGGCGCCAGCGCCTACTTCAGCGGCAAGGCCCAGCACTACGACGTGGCCGTCGTCGACAGCCAGTCCGAACAGGTCGCCGGCGGCCTGGACGCCGTCGCCAAGAAGTCCTCGGACAAGGACTCCGTCGCGGTGAAGAAGGTGGCCGACGTCTCCGCGGCTGAACGGCTGCTGCGCGACGGTGATGCCGACGCCCTGCTGCAGCGCACCGGCAAGGGCTGGGAGTTGACCTGGAAGAGCTCCCCGGACTCCGGTTTGGAGCACTTGGTGCAGCAGACCGTCAGCGGCCAGGTGATGGCGGTCACCGCGCAGAAGGCGGGAACCTCGGTGGAGGAGCTCACCGCGGCCAGCACCGTCGGTACCAAGCTGCTGGAGGGTGACACCAAGCGGGCCTCGGCCGGCACCGCCATGGGCCTGGTCTTCGCCGTGCTCTTCCTGATGTCGGCCATGACCTATGGCATGCAGATTGCCCAGTCCGTGATCGAGGAGAAGCAGTCCCGGATCGTGGAGATCCTCGTCGCCGCCATCCCCGTGCGGCAGCTGCTGGCCGGCAAGGTGGTGGGCAACACCATCCTGGCGCTGGCGCAGATGGCGCTGCTGGTGGGAACCGGTCTGGTGGGTGCCAGTTTCATCCCCCGCTTCCGGGACTTCCTGCCCGCCATGGGGGCGGCCGTCGGGTGGTACCTGCTGCTCTTCGTCGCCAGCTTCCTCGCCCTGGCCTGCATCTGGGCCGCGGCGGGTGCCATGGGTACCCGCAATGAGGACCTGCAGCAGACCAGTGCGCCGCTGATCTACCTGTTGATGGGTGCCTACATGGCCGGCTTCATGGCAACCGGCGTCTGGAAGGTGGCGCTGAGCTATGTGCCGATCGTCTCCGGGATCCTGATGCCGGCCCGGATCGTCGAGGGCACCGCCCACTGGTGGGATGGTCTGGCCGCCCTCGTGGTGAACCTGGTCTTCGCCGGCATCACCGTCGTGGTCGGCGAGCGGATCTACCGCCGGGCCCTGCTCCAGACCCAGGGCCGGTTGAGCTACCGGGACGCCTTCAAGCTGAAGGCCTGATCAGCCCACCGTTGCTCCGAACAGGCGGCCGAGCCCGAAGGTGATCGCCATCGCCACCAGGCCCCCGGCCACGTTGCGCAGCACCGCACGTGGCACGGGGGCCTTGCCGAGTGTGGCGGAGACGGCACCGGTGAGCATGAGAGCCAGCACGACGGAGGCAACCACGACGGGAACCACCCAGGCGTGCGGAGCGAGCAGGACGGCGAGCATCGGCACCAGCCCACCCAGCGTGAAGGCCAGGCAGGAGGCCCAGGCGGCCTCGAAGGGATTGCTGGTGGCCTCCGGATCGATGTTCAGCTCCAGCTGGGCGTGCGCGCTCAGGGCGTCGTTCTCATGGATCTCCTCGGCCGCACGTCGGGCCGTCTCCGCGCGCACCCCGAGCTCCTCCAGCATCAAGGCCATCTCGTCGCGCTCCTGGTCCGGGATCTGTGCCAACTCACGCCATTCCAGGGCCAGCATCGCCTTTTCCGAGTCGCTCTGGGCGCTCACCGAGACGTACTCCCCGACGGCCATGCTCATGGCACCCGCGGAGATACCGGCGACGCCGGCGGTCAGGAGGGCACCGGCGGACGCACTGGCCCCCGCGACGCCGATCAGCAGGCCGGCGACGGACACGATGCCGTCATTGGCTCCCAGCACGGCGGCGCGCAGCCAGTTGAGGCGGTCACCCACATTTCCTTCGGCATGGGACTGGGCGCGGCTTTCGGCGTCGAGTGTCATGACTCAAGGATCGGCCGGAAAACTCCTTGTGTCATCGAAGGAAAGGCTCGCCACAGGAAGGGAAGCCTCACCCACGGCCCCTCGGGAAGCCACTCGGAGGACCGCCCAGGAAACAGAAAACCCCTTGGTTCTCACCAAGGGGTTGATCTGTGGGCCTAACTGGACTTGAACCAGTGACCTCTGCCTTATCAGGGCAGCGCTCTAACCGACTGAGCTATAGGCCCGCAGTCGCTCTCGCAACGAAGAGTGACTTTATCGTGCTCCCCGTCGGGAACACAAATCGAGGGGGTCAGTCCTCCGCCAGCGTCACCTCAAGGCCGCCCATCACGGTGGCAGCCAGGTTGTAGAGGAAGGCGAAAAGCGTTGCCAGGGCGGTGAGCAGCACCACATTGATCACGGAGATCAGGGCGGCGAAGCCCAGGACGCGCCAGGTGTTGACGTAGTCCTCCAGCCGGAAGGCGGTCTCACTGCCGGGACTGGCCACCAGGTCCGTCACGGACTTGTTGACGCTGTCGAAGACGCCGGAGGTATTGATCACGCCCCAGACCACCCACGTCGCGATGAAGAAGATGATCCCGCCGGCCACGGAGAACAGCAGCATCGTCTTCATCACGGACCAGGGGTCCAGGCGCGAGAGGCGCAGCCGGGCCTTGCGGGTCCTGCGGTTGATTCCCGCGCTCGCGGCACCTGGCACATCGGCGGTCTCAGTGTCCGCGTCGCTGGCGGTGGCCGCAACTGCCGCCGTCATGGTGCGGTCCTTCAGGTCGGTCACCTTGCCGCCGACGGTGCTTCCGGTCTCCGCAAGCTTCTTGCGGGCGCGGCTCCACGCCGACTCACCCGCTTCGGTCGCCCCGCCTGCCTCGACGACGGTGACGTCGTCGCCGGCCTTCGCGGCCTGGGCCGCCTGGGTACCGATCTTCGCGGCGCTGGCTGGATCACTCACCGGATTCCTCCTGGTTGTCCTCGGTCGTCTTCGCCGATTCCTGCTCGTCAACGGTAGCGGCAGTCTCACCCTGAGGGGCATCCGACTCGTCGGTGGTCACCGTATCGGTCTGCGGGGCCTCGCCCTCGGCGGCCTCGATGGCCTCCTCCTCGTGGCTCTCCGGGTTCAGCGCGATCACCGCGACGTGGTCCTCGCCACGCACACCGACGAACTTCACACCCATCGTGTCGCGGCCCTTGGCGGGAACATCGGCGACGGCGGAACGGGTGATCTGGCCGGAGTGCTTGATGGCAATCACCTCGTCGTTCTCGCTCACCACGAGCCCACCCACGAGGTCACCACGGTCATCGGCGAGCTTCATCGCCTTGATGCCCAGGCCACCGCGGCCCTGCTGGCGGTACTCGCTGACGGCGGTGCGCTTGGCATAGCCGCCGGAGGTGACGGTGAAGACGAAGCGGTCGTCCTCGGGCATGTCGGCGTCGATGATGCTCATGCTGAGCAACTGGTCGTCCTCGCGGAACTTCATGCCGGTCACGCCGCTGGTGGCGCGGCCCATCGGGCGCAGGTTCTCGTCATTCGCGCCGAAACGGATCGCCTGGCCCTTGCGGGAGACCAGCAGCACGTCGTCCTCGCTGCTGACCAGCTGGGCACCGATCAGCTCGTCGTCCTCGTCGCGGAAGTTGATCGCGATCACGCCGGCCTGACGCGGGGAGTCGTACTGCTGCAGCGCCGTCTTCTTCACCAGGCCCTTCTTGGTGGCGAGCAGCAGGTAGTCCGCGTCCTCATAGGAGCGAAGCGTCAGCACCTGGGCAATCTTCTCGTCGGGCAGGAAGCTGAGCAGCCCGGCGACGTGACCACCCTTGGCGTCACGGCCACCCTCGGGCAGCTGCCAGGCCTTGATCCGGTAGGCCCGGCCCATGTTGGTGAAGAAGAGCACCCAGTGGTGGGCAGTGGTGGCGAACAGGTGCTGCACCTCGTCGTCGGTGCGCAGGTTGGCACCCTTGACGCCGCGGCCACCGCGCTTCTGCACCCGGTAGGCCTCGGTCTTGGTGCGCTTGGCGTAGCCGCCATGCGTGATGGTGACGACGATGTCCTCGTCGGGGATGAAGTCCTCGTCCGAGAAGTCACCGTCGGCGGCGATGATCTTCGTGCGGCGCTCGTCACCGTACTTGTCGGTGATCTCCTGCAGCTCCTCGGCGATGATCTTGCGCTGGCGCATCTCGTTGCCGAGGATGTCCTTCAGGTCTGCGATCAGCGTCTCGAGCTCGGTCAACTGGGCCCGGATCTTCTCGATCTCGAGGGCCGCGAGGCGACGCAGCTGCATGTCGAGGATGTTGCTGGCCTGCTCCTGGTCGATGTCGAGCAGTCCCATCAGGCCCTCGCGAGCCTGGTCGGTGGTGCGCGAGGCGCGGATCAGGGCGATGACCTCGTCGAGCATGTCGAGGGCCTTGACGACGCCGCGCAGGAGGTGGGCGCGCTTCTCGGCCTGCTTCAGCTGGAACTCGGTCCGGCGACGGATCACCTCGATCTGGTGCGCCACCCAGTAGCTGATGAACTGGTCCAGCCGCAGCGTGCGCGGCACCTCGTCGACCAGGGCCAGCATGTTGCAGCCGAAGGTGTCCTGCAGCTGGGTGTGCTTGTACAGGTTGTTCAGCACGACGCGGGGCTGGGCGTCGCGCTTGAGGATGATCACCAGGCGCTGGCCGGCACGCGAGGAGGTCTCGTCGCGCATGTCCGCGATGCCGTTGATCTTGCCGGCATTGACCAGCTCGGCGATCTTCTGCGCGAGGTTGTCGGGATTGCACATGTAGGGCAATTCCTTGGCCACCAGCATGGTGCGCCCGTTCTTGTCCTCCTCGATGTCCACCACCGCGCGCATCGTGACCGAACCACGGCCGGTGCGGTAGGCCTGCTCAATCCCGTCGCGGCCGACGATGGTGGCGCCCAACGGGAAGTCGGGGCCCTTGATGAAGCCCATCGACACCTCGAGCAGCTCCTCGTCGCTGGCCTCGGGGTGCTCCAGCGCCCACTGCACGGCCTGGGTGACCTCGCGCAGGTTGTGGGTGGGAATGTTGGTCGCCATGCCGACGGCGATGCCCGTCGAGCCGTTGACCAGCAGGTTCGGGAAACGAGCCGGCAGGACCGTCGGCTCCATCTCGCGGTTGTCATAGTTGGGACGGAAGTCGACGGTCTCCTGGTCGATCTCGCGCACCATCTCCATCGCCATCGGCGCCATCTTGCACTCGGTGTAACGCATGGCGGCAGCGGGGTCATTGCCCGGGGAACCGAAGTTGCCCTGGCCATTGATCAGCGGCGCGCGCATCACCCACGGCTGGGCCAGACGGACCATGGTGTCGTAGATGGCCGAGTCGCCGTGCGGGTGGTACTTGCCCATGACCTCGCCGACCACGCGGGAGCACTTGTTCCAACCGCGGTCGGGGCGGTAGCCGCCGTCGTACATGGCGTACAGCACGCGACGGTGCACCGGCTTGAGGCCGTCGCGCACGTCGGGCAGAGCACGGCCGACGATGACGCTCATCGCGTAGTCCAGGTAGGACTTCTGGATCTCGTCGTTCAGGTCGATCGGCTGGGTGCGGGCCTGGGCCGGGGCGGCGATCTCGTCGACGGTGCTGATCTCGCCCTCGGCCAGCGCCTTGCCGTCCTCGGCCATGATCGCCTCGACGGGCGAGAGGTAGTCGGAATTGGCCTGGTCGTCGCCGGGGCCCTGGGGAATGTCGGTCATCGGGATCCTCACTGCGCGGATGGTTCCGCCCGGTCCTGTCGGCGCGGCTCCGGGGCCGCACCGACACGTCGAGCAATCCTGCCAATCCTACCCCGACGAGCTCCGCAGCCGTCGTGCGACGGGCTGCGGGGCACTGCCCGTCCCCCGGTGGTTCAGGAGAAGGGGACGAAGTCCCCCTTGCACACGGTCCCCGGTGCCGGCAGGCTGCGGTCGAGCAGCGCCCGGTCCATGGCCGTGCTGGCACAGGTGGACAGTCCGTAGGCGGTGTGGCCCCAGTTGGTCGAGACCAGCAGACGCGCGGAGGCGCTGCGGGCAGCCACCGCACGGGCAGCGTCCAGACCGGTCGCCGGGTCGTGGGTGCTGCCCACCACGAGGATCGGCGCATGAGTGGTGGAGGCGAAGGGACCTCGCCAGGCGTCCTCGTCGACTGCCGTCCAGTCCTGTGTGGCGCAACTGAGCGACTGGTAGAGCCAGTAGGGGCCGAACAGGCCACCCGACTGTCGCGCGGCCAGCTGGCGCCAGCGCTGCGGGGACCGGGGGTTGGCGGAATCGCTGCACATCACGGCGGCGGCGAGCTCGAACTCGTTGCCGGGTGCGGCCGACCCCTGCAACCCTTGGCCAACGAAGGGCACCTGCTCCTTCCGGGTCACGGCCTGGCGCACCACCCTGGGAGCCTTGCGCAGGTCGGGAGTGGCGCCGCCAGTGCTCGCCGGTGAGAAGACCATCTGGTGGACGCCCTCGATGATCGCCGGCACGGCTGCCGCGCCCTCGGGCTCGTGCAGCGCCATCCGCAGGTCCTGCAGCAGCATGCCGAGGGTGAGCTCGAAGCTGCCGTCCGCGTCGGTGACGAGGAGGGGTTCACGCCGCAGCCTGGTCACCACCTCGGCAAGCAGTTTCCGGGGCGTGGCGACCCCGCAGGCATCAGGGCCGGCCTGCTCGCAGGCGGCGAGGATGTCGGACAGCGCCGTCTGGGTGGCCTTCGGACCGCCGGTGCGCAACGTGACCGGGACGTGCGCGGTGCGTGGCGAACCGCGCCAGGCCTCCGCGTCGACGACGCCGTCCAGCACCATCGCTCGCAGCCGGTTGGGGTACATCGACGCATAGGTCTGGCCCAGGTAGGTGCCGTACGACCAGCCGAGATAACTGATCTGCCGCTCCCCCAGGGCGTCGCGCACCCGGTCCATGTCGCGGGCCACCTCGCTGGTGGACATCGCGGCGGCCAAGGGGGTGGTCGCACAGGCCCGGGCGAGGCGACGGGTGGCATCCACCAGCGGTTGCTCCGCTCCGGGCAGCGGTGCGGCGGTCATCAGAGCGGGCAGGTCGGCCTCGCGCAAGGCCGGGTCGGCATAGCAGCCCACCGGGCTGCTCTCGTTGGTGCCCCGGGGGTCCATACCGATCAGGTCGAAGCGGTCGCGCACCTCCTGGGAGAGCAGCAAGGGAGCGCGCTGGACGATCTCCTGGCCCGAGCCGCCGGGGCCGCCTGGGTTGATGAACAGCACTCCGAGACGTTGTCCAGGTACCTCCGCGCGGTGCCGGCGCAGTGCCAGGCGTACCTGGGCGCCGCCCAGGTCGTCCTTGTCCAGCGGCACGGACACGGTGCCGCACTCGTCCTGGCCGTCGGCGCAGGGGGACCACGTGATGGCGGCCGCCGGAGCAGGCGCGGCGGCGGCCCGGGTGGGGGCCGTGGTGAGGGCGATGCCCGGGAGCGCCAGGGCCAACAGCCCTGCGGCGATGCGGTGGGTCATGTGGGTCTTCCTTCGGTTCGGGGTGGGTCGAGCGGGAGGTCGGTCGGCAGGTTGCAGTCGCGGGTGGACGTCAGGTGCTGAGAGGGCGGTGGGTGTGGTCGGCCCGGCAGTGCTCGGGGCAGCGCAGGTCGAGCACCTCCGCGGCCCACTCGACCAGTGCCCCCGGCGGACAGCCCTCCCCCCACTGGTCGTGGGTGCCCAGCGGGTCGTACCAGAGGTCTGCGCGATGGCCCAGTGCCCGGTAGCGCAGCGCCCAGGCGACACCCCTGCGCGGGTCGACGCGCACGTCACGGCCGCAGACGATGACCAACGCCCGGGGCGCCGGGGCCGGGGCGGGTGCCATCCGCGCCAGCAGCCCGGGGCCCGACAGGCGTGACAGCACACGTCGCACCTCGGGATCCTCCGGGTCGCCCCACTCGTTGCGGTCGGCCTGTGCGGTGGCGGCCCCGGCGGCCTGCAGCTCCCCCAGCGGGTCGACATAGCCGTTGACCACGATCACCGCGTCGACGGCGTCGGGGCAGCGCGCAGCCACCACCGAGGCCTGCAGGCCACCCGCACTGGCACCCAACACGACGAGCGGGTCGGCCTGGATGCCACCATCGGCGCTCCGCAACCAACGCACGACGGCCTCCGCGTCGGCGAGGCTGTTCTCGCGCAGGGAGCCGATGGCCTGGCGGTGCCGCTCGCCTGCCCCACCGCGGACCTGGGCCGCTGCGACCGCCCAGCCCCGATCGAGCCACTCCAACAGCTGGGGGTCACTGTCCAGGTCGAGGTCGAGCCCGTAGGCCCCGTAGAGCATCAGCGCCACCGGCCCGCGGAAGGTGGAGTCCTCGCCGTACCAGCGGGCGTCGACGCGCACCCGGAAGCCATCGCGGGAGGTGGTCTCGCCCCAGCCGCGCTGCAGCGGGACATCGCTCCCGGCGGCATCCCCGCCCAGCGGGGCCCCGTCCGGGGAGTGGAACCAGGTGATGCCGCGGGCACCCACCCGCTCCACGAGACTGAAGCCCACCCGGGAGAGCGTGGTGTTGGACTGCAGGCGCAGCAGTCCGGGTGAGCGACGGACCTCCGAGACCTCGCCACTGGGCAGCGCGACGCCCAGCACGAGATCCTCGGCGCCACCGTCTGCGAGCTTCGTCCGGACCCCGACCAGCGCCTGCTCCACACCTGCCGCCAGGGCGAAGGGGGTACCGTGGCCTTCGGCGAGTCGCTCGAGATGGGCGCCAGTGAAGCTGCGGGGCAATGGCTCGAGAGGGCTGGTGTACAGCTCCCAACCCTGCTCGCCGGCCACCACCACGAACAGCGTGTCGCGCTCTTCGAGGCTGCCGACCTG from the Luteococcus japonicus genome contains:
- a CDS encoding ABC transporter ATP-binding protein, which gives rise to MLDVQQLTRRYGDKIAVDDVSFTVGDGQMIGFVGGNGAGKTTTMRMMMGLLSADQGQVLWQGRSATAEDRAHFGYMPEERGLYPKQPILDQLVYLARLKGMSAPAARAEALELLERFGLAERVKDKLEKLSLGNQQRVQIAAAVMASPTCLVLDEPFSGLDPAAIDQMADLLRERASHGIPVLFSSHQLDLIDRLCDGLVILAKGRVVAKGSKDELESRGRVRHRLVASTDLGWVRDIAGVVTEDVDGRTALLEFVTPEAQRTVLTEALRRGEVLELARVRPTLSEIYREVAA
- a CDS encoding ABC transporter permease, yielding MTREILVKVTDKSFIIGTLTTLLLVLASIGASAYFSGKAQHYDVAVVDSQSEQVAGGLDAVAKKSSDKDSVAVKKVADVSAAERLLRDGDADALLQRTGKGWELTWKSSPDSGLEHLVQQTVSGQVMAVTAQKAGTSVEELTAASTVGTKLLEGDTKRASAGTAMGLVFAVLFLMSAMTYGMQIAQSVIEEKQSRIVEILVAAIPVRQLLAGKVVGNTILALAQMALLVGTGLVGASFIPRFRDFLPAMGAAVGWYLLLFVASFLALACIWAAAGAMGTRNEDLQQTSAPLIYLLMGAYMAGFMATGVWKVALSYVPIVSGILMPARIVEGTAHWWDGLAALVVNLVFAGITVVVGERIYRRALLQTQGRLSYRDAFKLKA
- a CDS encoding VIT1/CCC1 transporter family protein, encoding MTLDAESRAQSHAEGNVGDRLNWLRAAVLGANDGIVSVAGLLIGVAGASASAGALLTAGVAGISAGAMSMAVGEYVSVSAQSDSEKAMLALEWRELAQIPDQERDEMALMLEELGVRAETARRAAEEIHENDALSAHAQLELNIDPEATSNPFEAAWASCLAFTLGGLVPMLAVLLAPHAWVVPVVVASVVLALMLTGAVSATLGKAPVPRAVLRNVAGGLVAMAITFGLGRLFGATVG
- a CDS encoding DUF3566 domain-containing protein, which encodes MSDPASAAKIGTQAAQAAKAGDDVTVVEAGGATEAGESAWSRARKKLAETGSTVGGKVTDLKDRTMTAAVAATASDADTETADVPGAASAGINRRTRKARLRLSRLDPWSVMKTMLLFSVAGGIIFFIATWVVWGVINTSGVFDSVNKSVTDLVASPGSETAFRLEDYVNTWRVLGFAALISVINVVLLTALATLFAFLYNLAATVMGGLEVTLAED
- the gyrA gene encoding DNA gyrase subunit A; translated protein: MAEDGKALAEGEISTVDEIAAPAQARTQPIDLNDEIQKSYLDYAMSVIVGRALPDVRDGLKPVHRRVLYAMYDGGYRPDRGWNKCSRVVGEVMGKYHPHGDSAIYDTMVRLAQPWVMRAPLINGQGNFGSPGNDPAAAMRYTECKMAPMAMEMVREIDQETVDFRPNYDNREMEPTVLPARFPNLLVNGSTGIAVGMATNIPTHNLREVTQAVQWALEHPEASDEELLEVSMGFIKGPDFPLGATIVGRDGIEQAYRTGRGSVTMRAVVDIEEDKNGRTMLVAKELPYMCNPDNLAQKIAELVNAGKINGIADMRDETSSRAGQRLVIILKRDAQPRVVLNNLYKHTQLQDTFGCNMLALVDEVPRTLRLDQFISYWVAHQIEVIRRRTEFQLKQAEKRAHLLRGVVKALDMLDEVIALIRASRTTDQAREGLMGLLDIDQEQASNILDMQLRRLAALEIEKIRAQLTELETLIADLKDILGNEMRQRKIIAEELQEITDKYGDERRTKIIAADGDFSDEDFIPDEDIVVTITHGGYAKRTKTEAYRVQKRGGRGVKGANLRTDDEVQHLFATTAHHWVLFFTNMGRAYRIKAWQLPEGGRDAKGGHVAGLLSFLPDEKIAQVLTLRSYEDADYLLLATKKGLVKKTALQQYDSPRQAGVIAINFRDEDDELIGAQLVSSEDDVLLVSRKGQAIRFGANDENLRPMGRATSGVTGMKFREDDQLLSMSIIDADMPEDDRFVFTVTSGGYAKRTAVSEYRQQGRGGLGIKAMKLADDRGDLVGGLVVSENDEVIAIKHSGQITRSAVADVPAKGRDTMGVKFVGVRGEDHVAVIALNPESHEEEAIEAAEGEAPQTDTVTTDESDAPQGETAATVDEQESAKTTEDNQEESGE
- a CDS encoding alpha/beta fold hydrolase, yielding MTHRIAAGLLALALPGIALTTAPTRAAAAPAPAAAITWSPCADGQDECGTVSVPLDKDDLGGAQVRLALRRHRAEVPGQRLGVLFINPGGPGGSGQEIVQRAPLLLSQEVRDRFDLIGMDPRGTNESSPVGCYADPALREADLPALMTAAPLPGAEQPLVDATRRLARACATTPLAAAMSTSEVARDMDRVRDALGERQISYLGWSYGTYLGQTYASMYPNRLRAMVLDGVVDAEAWRGSPRTAHVPVTLRTGGPKATQTALSDILAACEQAGPDACGVATPRKLLAEVVTRLRREPLLVTDADGSFELTLGMLLQDLRMALHEPEGAAAVPAIIEGVHQMVFSPASTGGATPDLRKAPRVVRQAVTRKEQVPFVGQGLQGSAAPGNEFELAAAVMCSDSANPRSPQRWRQLAARQSGGLFGPYWLYQSLSCATQDWTAVDEDAWRGPFASTTHAPILVVGSTHDPATGLDAARAVAARSASARLLVSTNWGHTAYGLSTCASTAMDRALLDRSLPAPGTVCKGDFVPFS
- a CDS encoding alpha/beta hydrolase family protein, whose amino-acid sequence is MATHHALTLDLDIAPVELTPEAVEAADRSQLLTALEQLGTDVNEMATGQAVADEGFDIVPMRDGWLRLGASPDGRLEAGWIADPRDPGSLLGETFLLQEAELDLNNLSLYRIDLDEGADHWLNVFRLHHREAYVAVGYRRDEPEPSRQGVVAGLYPDALVAGAEGNRIVFVQPDPERAGRTQAVVALLSGETEPEVVTTGDAAEISLAPTARRRWVTVEWGPRRSRHTGLLDVDAESPAVVPIELERQSAALVQVGSLEERDTLFVVVAGEQGWELYTSPLEPLPRSFTGAHLERLAEGHGTPFALAAGVEQALVGVRTKLADGGAEDLVLGVALPSGEVSEVRRSPGLLRLQSNTTLSRVGFSLVERVGARGITWFHSPDGAPLGGDAAGSDVPLQRGWGETTSRDGFRVRVDARWYGEDSTFRGPVALMLYGAYGLDLDLDSDPQLLEWLDRGWAVAAAQVRGGAGERHRQAIGSLRENSLADAEAVVRWLRSADGGIQADPLVVLGASAGGLQASVVAARCPDAVDAVIVVNGYVDPLGELQAAGAATAQADRNEWGDPEDPEVRRVLSRLSGPGLLARMAPAPAPAPRALVIVCGRDVRVDPRRGVAWALRYRALGHRADLWYDPLGTHDQWGEGCPPGALVEWAAEVLDLRCPEHCRADHTHRPLST